A genomic stretch from Arthrobacter sp. 31Y includes:
- a CDS encoding DUF2637 domain-containing protein, which produces MAQDLRDPTLDASGDRGRAHRINPDSIVTLWFTVGLVCFLAVASFMVSFTGLHEVAAWAGLPVWLRWAVPVFIDVAILAYTMAVLIHRHRGERTWASWVSLGGFTLFSVVANGAHALSVEHPDEVQRIIGAAVAALAPVAVFAATEQLGRLVIRRPDPKESPDSFPAMTQTGRDVPPGFLADDAPSETEKRGTAQPVDEEPVVGQDSNSPDLSLPPLPEAPVAGNGISEKTPASQAQDAAMDAGLDGGARPVLSVVGRKPKTADFEAWIRGMVATGKQPTGRDAADFLEVSERTGRARLTTLRKSNPGLFEAAILKKGTSS; this is translated from the coding sequence ATGGCCCAAGACCTTAGAGATCCAACACTGGACGCATCGGGTGATCGCGGACGAGCTCATCGGATCAATCCGGATTCGATCGTAACGCTGTGGTTCACAGTCGGGTTGGTCTGTTTCCTCGCGGTTGCTTCGTTCATGGTTTCCTTCACTGGGCTACACGAGGTCGCTGCCTGGGCGGGGTTGCCGGTGTGGTTGCGGTGGGCCGTGCCCGTGTTTATTGACGTGGCGATTCTGGCGTACACGATGGCTGTGCTGATTCACCGGCACCGCGGTGAACGGACGTGGGCCTCCTGGGTTTCCCTGGGCGGGTTTACCCTGTTCTCGGTCGTAGCCAACGGGGCACACGCCCTATCCGTTGAGCACCCTGATGAAGTCCAGAGAATCATCGGAGCAGCTGTGGCTGCCCTTGCTCCCGTTGCGGTGTTTGCCGCCACGGAGCAACTGGGACGCTTAGTAATCCGTCGGCCAGACCCGAAGGAATCGCCGGATTCCTTCCCCGCAATGACCCAAACAGGCCGCGACGTTCCCCCAGGCTTTCTTGCCGATGATGCGCCGTCAGAGACCGAAAAACGCGGCACGGCTCAGCCAGTTGATGAGGAACCCGTCGTGGGCCAGGACTCGAATTCGCCCGACTTATCCCTTCCTCCCCTTCCTGAAGCACCTGTCGCCGGGAACGGGATCAGTGAGAAGACCCCGGCGAGCCAGGCTCAGGACGCCGCCATGGATGCGGGTCTGGACGGTGGAGCCCGTCCCGTTCTGAGCGTCGTGGGACGTAAGCCTAAAACGGCTGATTTTGAGGCGTGGATCAGGGGCATGGTGGCCACTGGGAAACAGCCCACAGGGAGGGACGCTGCAGACTTCCTGGAAGTGTCCGAACGGACTGGGCGGGCCCGGTTGACGACGCTAAGGAAGTCCAATCCTGGCCTGTTTGAGGCAGCAATTTTGAAGAAGGGGACCAGCTCATGA
- a CDS encoding helix-turn-helix domain-containing protein — translation MSGTVEVVEATELQEGAVLEPVPTDAIGAIEARELTRQIRTGLEHSYSLIIAAWRGRAWLSMGYSSWDAYCQGEFGNLALQPPREERPAVVLSLREAGMSVRAIVSATGLGRGTVAREVRAGSPSFEGEDPSGVPNGTPETRQRVVGVDGKSYGASISTAEPEQDPGKSLFEDVPLSDELLALSPDEVGIGVLELAPAQPDRERGAVSRCLAGSADAPLSMVIRLAGEIALDPGALVVEEDADIAALSTLVTDASRGVLALSHLLGSIDSTVFSGDSTRVAAVTAAVTDAVGELSRFLDDVHAGRP, via the coding sequence ATGAGCGGAACAGTCGAAGTTGTTGAAGCGACAGAACTCCAGGAAGGTGCCGTGTTGGAACCAGTTCCTACCGATGCGATCGGTGCCATCGAGGCGCGGGAGCTGACCCGTCAGATCCGGACTGGATTGGAGCATTCCTACTCGCTCATCATTGCCGCGTGGAGGGGCCGGGCATGGCTGTCCATGGGTTACAGCTCGTGGGATGCGTACTGCCAAGGCGAGTTCGGCAATCTCGCTCTGCAGCCCCCTCGGGAGGAACGGCCGGCAGTTGTTCTGTCCCTGCGAGAGGCCGGAATGAGTGTCCGTGCAATTGTTTCGGCAACTGGTCTCGGGAGAGGAACTGTTGCACGGGAGGTACGCGCCGGCAGCCCCTCTTTCGAAGGTGAAGACCCTTCAGGTGTCCCAAATGGGACACCTGAAACGCGTCAGCGCGTGGTCGGTGTTGACGGGAAGTCATACGGAGCGTCGATATCCACAGCCGAGCCGGAGCAGGATCCCGGAAAGTCCTTGTTTGAAGATGTGCCGCTGAGTGATGAGTTGTTGGCGTTGTCCCCGGATGAGGTGGGGATTGGTGTTCTTGAACTTGCTCCAGCGCAACCAGATCGGGAACGTGGGGCTGTGTCACGGTGCTTGGCTGGTTCTGCGGATGCGCCATTGTCAATGGTGATCCGGTTGGCGGGTGAGATCGCTTTGGATCCTGGCGCGTTGGTGGTCGAAGAGGACGCTGACATTGCAGCCCTATCCACCTTGGTCACTGATGCGTCCCGAGGCGTGTTGGCTTTGTCGCACCTTCTGGGTTCGATCGATTCCACTGTGTTTTCCGGTGACAGCACCCGGGTCGCTGCCGTCACGGCTGCCGTGACGGACGCGGTAGGCGAGTTGAGCCGGTTCCTTGACGACGTTCATGCGGGGCGGCCGTGA